One Mycobacterium sp. SMC-4 DNA window includes the following coding sequences:
- a CDS encoding Lrp/AsnC family transcriptional regulator, with amino-acid sequence MANPGVPHAVGPVSFRVNTSRPGAAFPLDELSKAIIEKLQQDGRRSYAGIGKAVGLSEAAVRQRVQRMVDAGVMQIVAVTDPMQLGFARQAMIGIKCTGDTTRIAEQLAGIDAVDYVVLTAGSFDAIAEVVCEDDDHLLQLLNTQIRALPGVISTETLVYLKLVKQQYNWGTR; translated from the coding sequence ATGGCCAACCCCGGGGTCCCGCACGCCGTCGGCCCGGTGTCGTTCCGTGTGAACACCTCCCGACCCGGTGCCGCGTTCCCCCTCGACGAGCTGTCCAAAGCGATCATCGAGAAACTGCAGCAGGACGGCCGGCGCTCCTACGCCGGTATCGGTAAGGCCGTCGGCCTGTCCGAGGCCGCTGTGCGCCAGCGGGTGCAGCGCATGGTCGACGCCGGGGTGATGCAGATCGTCGCCGTCACCGATCCCATGCAGCTCGGCTTCGCCCGCCAGGCCATGATCGGCATCAAGTGCACCGGTGACACCACCAGAATCGCCGAACAACTGGCCGGGATCGACGCCGTCGACTACGTCGTGCTGACGGCCGGATCCTTCGATGCCATCGCCGAAGTGGTCTGCGAGGACGACGACCACCTCCTGCAACTGTTGAACACCCAGATCCGTGCCCTACCGGGAGTGATATCCACCGAAACCCTGGTTTACCTGAAACTTGTCAAGCAGCAATACAATTGGGGCACTAGATGA